The Streptomyces laurentii region CGTCCAGGAAGGTTCCGATCCGGGTGACCGCGTCCGCCAGATCCACCGCGGCGGGCAGTGTCACGATCCGGAAGTGGTCCGGCTCGTGCCAGTTGAAGCCCGTCCCGTGCACCACCATGATCTTCTCGGCCCGCAGCAGGTCCAGGACCATCTGCCGGTCGTCCTTGATCTTGTAGACGTTCGGGTCGAGGCGCGGGAACAGATACAGCGCGCCCCTCGGCTTCACACACGTCACGCCCGGGATCCGGGTCAGCAGCTCGTACGCCGTGTCCCGCTGTTCGAGCAGCCGGCCGCCCGGCTGCACCAGCTCGTCGATCGACTGCCGCCCCTGGAGCGCGGCGGCCACCGCGTGCTGCGCCGGCATGTTGGCGCACAGCCGCATGTTGGCGAGGATCGTCAGGCCCTCGATGTACGAGGAGGCGTGCGCCTTCGGACCGCAGACCGCGAGCCAGCCGGAGCGGAAGCCCGCCACCCGGTAGTTCTTGCTCATCCCGTTGAAGGTCAGCACCATCAGGTCGGGGGCGATCGCGGCGGTCGGGGTGTGCGTCGCGCCGTCGTAGAGGATCTTGTCGTAGATCTCGTCCGAGCAGACCACCAGCTGGTGGCGGCGGGCGATGTCGGTGAGCGCCCGCAGCATCTCGTCGTCGTAGACGGCGCCGGTCGGGTTGTTCGGGTTGATGATCACGATCGCCTTGGTGCGGTCGGTGATCTTCCGCTCGATGTCCTCCAGGTCCGGCATCCAGTCCGCCTGCTCGTCGCAGCGGTAGTGCACGGCCGTACCGCCCGCGAGCGACACCGACGCCGTCCACAGTGGATAGTCCGGCGCCGGGACCAGCACCTCGTCGCCGTCGTCGAGCAGCGCCTGCATGGACATCTGGATCAGCTCGGAGACGCCGTTGCCGAGATAGATGTCCTCTATCGACAGCGGGACGCCCTTGGTCTCGTAGTGGCTCATCACCGCGCGCCGCGCGGACAGCAGCCCCTTCGCGTCGCCGTAGCCGTGCGCGCCGGAGAGGTTGCGCAGCATGTCCTCGAGGATGGCGGGCGGGCACTCGAAACCGAAGGCGGCCGGGTTACCGGTGTTGAGCTTGAGGATGCGGTGCCCCGCCGCCTCCAGCCGCATCGCCTCTTCGAGGACCGGGCCCCGGATTTCGTAACAGACGTTGGCGAGCTTCGTGGACTGGATCACCTGCATGACGCGAGCTTACGGCGGTGCGGGGCGCGGCGCGCCGTGTTCTGGGACACGTCGCCCGGAGGGAGGCGGGGGAGGAGGCGTGGGTGTGGCGATGTCGCGCATCCTGTCGTGCTCCCTACAATCACGGCTTGTGAGCCAGTACGACACGGGGGGCGGCGAGCCTCCGAGACGACGCCGCGGCGAGGGCCGGGAGCAAGCACGGGAAACGGGACGGGAGCGGGGCCGGCGCCGGCACGCGACGAAGCGCCGGGGGCCCGGACCGCTGTGGGTGATCGGCAGCGGCGCCGTCGTCGCGGTCGGTGTTCTCGCCGCCGTCACCTCGCTCGACTCCGGACCGGCACCGCGCCCGCCCGCGGTGGACGACGGCGGACGGCCAGGGATGCCCGCGCTGATCAAGCAGGACCGCGCGCCGTCGCCCGGGAAGGACCCCGGCACCGCCACGCCTTCCGCGCCGGCGCTCGGCGCGACCGGTACCGCCCGCCCCGCGACCGCGCGGCCGTCCGCCACCACCGACGTACCGTCGTCGCCCGCCGCCGTCCCGCCCGGTGCGACCGCGACCGCGCCGGCCACCCAGTACCCGGGGAAGTCCGGCTCCGCGCCCGGCATCCGGAAGAAGCGGGGATAGGCGAGTCCGCCCCGGGACCGCGGGGGCGGGCGGGCCGCAGGTAGGTTGTCCCGTCATGTGGGTTTTCTCCGCCGCCGGATGCCGGTGGCTCGGCGCGGCCGGTTCGCTCGCCGTCACCGCCGGCGGCTGGACCGCCGGAGCCCTGCCCGTACGCGGCGGGGCCGGCCTGTGGCAGCCGCACGGGCCCGCGGCCACGACGGCCGGCGCGATCCTCGCGTACCTCGGACTGACCCTGCTGCTCGCCGCCTGGTGGCAGTACGGGCGGCTGCTGCGCGCCGGGGACCCGGGTTCCCGGGGCGGGACCCTGACGACCCTCGGGCTGTGGGCCGGGCCGCTCGTGCTCGCCCCGCCGCTGCACAGCGCCGACGTCTACAGCTACATCGCCCAGGGCGCGATGGTCCTCGAAGGCCACGACGTGTACGGGGCCGGGCCCGCTGTGCTCACCCCCGGTGAGCTGGGGTTCGACGCCGCCGCGTCCGTCGGCGGCCACTGGACGGACACCCCCGCCCCGTACGGACCGGCCTTCCTCGTCCTCGCCGAGGCGGTGGTGAAACTGACCGGCGGCTCGGTCGTGCCCGCCGTCCTCGGCATGCGGCTGATCGCCCTCGGCGCGCTGGCCCTGATCGTCTGGGCGGTACGGGGGCTGGGCGGCGGGCCCGGTGCGCTGTGGCTCGCCGCGCTCAACCCGCTGCTCCTCGTCCACGTCGTCGCCGGGACGCACAACGACGGGCTCATGATCGGCCTGCTGCTGGCCGGTGTGCTGCTCGCGGTGCGCGGGCGGTGGGTGGCGGGCAGCGCCGTCGTCGGTCTCGCGGTGATGGTGAAGTCGCCGGCGGCGCTCGGACTGCTCTTCATCGGCGTCCTGGTCGCCCGGCGGCGCGGCGGGGCCGCGGGAGTGGCGCGCGGGCTCGTGCTGCCCGGGGCGGTGGCCGCCGCGGTCTCCGCCGGGGCGACGCTGCTCGCCGGGACCGGCTTCGGCTGGCTGCGTACCCAGAGCGTCGCCGCCACCATCCACACCGCCCTGTCCGCGACCAGCGACCTCGGTCTCGGCCTCGGACTGCTCGTCGCGGACGACCCCGATCCGGTGAAGGGCGTGGTGCGGCAACTGGGCCTGGCGGCGGCCGTCGCGGTCATCGCCGTCGTGGCGTGGCGCGCGTGGCGGGGCCGGATCGACGTGCTCCTCGGGCTCGGGATCTCGCTGCTGGTGCTGGTCGCGCTGTCGCCGATGGTGCAGCCCTGGTACCTGCTGTGGGGGACGTGCGTGGTCGCGGCGGTCGCGTGGGACGGGCGGCTGGGCTGGTTCCTGGCGGTGCTGTGCGGCGCGCTGACCTACGAGACGGCCCCCTCCGGGCACACCCCCTGGTACGGCTTCGTTCTCGCCGCCCTCGCCCTGACGGTGGGTCTCCTCCTGCCGCGCGTCGCCCCGCTCGACGCGTCCTCGCCCGCCGCGATCCCGGGCCCGTGCACGGTGCCGCGCCGGCCGGCGGACCGGCACTGACCGGGGGCGGGAACGGGGGCCGGGTTCTGGGGCCGCGTCAGACCAGGTCGGCGGTGTCGAGGTCCAGGCCGAAGGGCTCGGGCAACCGGACCCGGGCCCCGAAGGGGTGCGGGCCGTCCACGCGCGTGTAGCCGAGCCCGCCGGGCTCGGAGTACACGGTCACGCTCTTCTCCTGCCGGTCCACGACGAGGTAGAGCGGGGCGCGGTACTCGGCGTACCGCTCGCGCTTCACGATGCGGTCGGTGTCCGCGTGCGAGTCCGAGGCGACGGCCGACGCTACCGCCCACCCGCCGGCCGGAGGGCAAGCCTTCACCTGTACGGGCGGGCGCGGGCTTCGTGCGCGCCTCTACGCGACCGGCGTACGCCGGATCGCGCGCCCTGGAAGTGCCTGTGTGCGGCGGCCGTCCTCGATGACGAACTCGCCCGCCACCAGCACGTGCGGGATGCCCGTCGGCAGGGTGCGCGGGTGGGCGTAGGTGGCGCCGGAGGCGACCGTCGCCGGGTCGAAGAGGACGAGGTCGGCGACGTACCCCTCGCGCACCCGTCCCCGGTCCGGGAGCCGGAGGCGGGCCGCCGGGCGTGAGGTCAGGTGGGCCACGCACTCCTCCAGGGACAGCACGCCCTCGTCGCGGACGTAGC contains the following coding sequences:
- a CDS encoding cell wall binding repeat 2 (identified by MetaGeneAnnotator; putative;~sequence version:1), with the translated sequence MAMSRILSCSLQSRLVSQYDTGGGEPPRRRRGEGREQARETGRERGRRRHATKRRGPGPLWVIGSGAVVAVGVLAAVTSLDSGPAPRPPAVDDGGRPGMPALIKQDRAPSPGKDPGTATPSAPALGATGTARPATARPSATTDVPSSPAAVPPGATATAPATQYPGKSGSAPGIRKKRG
- a CDS encoding aspartate aminotransferase (Aspartate aminotransferase family. This family belongs to pyridoxal phosphate (PLP)-dependent aspartate aminotransferase superfamily (fold I). Pyridoxal phosphate combines with an alpha-amino acid to form a compound called a Schiff base or aldimine...; cd00609;~aminotransferase AlaT; Validated;~aspartateaminotransferase [Streptomyces sp. PAMC26508];~catalytic residue [active];~homodimer interface [polypeptide binding];~identified by MetaGeneAnnotator; putative;~pyridoxal 5'-phosphate binding site [chemical binding]); this translates as MQVIQSTKLANVCYEIRGPVLEEAMRLEAAGHRILKLNTGNPAAFGFECPPAILEDMLRNLSGAHGYGDAKGLLSARRAVMSHYETKGVPLSIEDIYLGNGVSELIQMSMQALLDDGDEVLVPAPDYPLWTASVSLAGGTAVHYRCDEQADWMPDLEDIERKITDRTKAIVIINPNNPTGAVYDDEMLRALTDIARRHQLVVCSDEIYDKILYDGATHTPTAAIAPDLMVLTFNGMSKNYRVAGFRSGWLAVCGPKAHASSYIEGLTILANMRLCANMPAQHAVAAALQGRQSIDELVQPGGRLLEQRDTAYELLTRIPGVTCVKPRGALYLFPRLDPNVYKIKDDRQMVLDLLRAEKIMVVHGTGFNWHEPDHFRIVTLPAAVDLADAVTRIGTFLDGYSQR
- a CDS encoding hypothetical protein (identified by MetaGeneAnnotator; putative;~sequence version:1) codes for the protein MKACPPAGGWAVASAVASDSHADTDRIVKRERYAEYRAPLYLVVDRQEKSVTVYSEPGGLGYTRVDGPHPFGARVRLPEPFGLDLDTADLV
- a CDS encoding possible integral membrane protein (carotene biosynthesis associated membrane protein; TIGR03459;~identified by MetaGeneAnnotator; putative;~possible integral membrane protein [Streptomyces venezuelae ATCC10712]), encoding MWVFSAAGCRWLGAAGSLAVTAGGWTAGALPVRGGAGLWQPHGPAATTAGAILAYLGLTLLLAAWWQYGRLLRAGDPGSRGGTLTTLGLWAGPLVLAPPLHSADVYSYIAQGAMVLEGHDVYGAGPAVLTPGELGFDAAASVGGHWTDTPAPYGPAFLVLAEAVVKLTGGSVVPAVLGMRLIALGALALIVWAVRGLGGGPGALWLAALNPLLLVHVVAGTHNDGLMIGLLLAGVLLAVRGRWVAGSAVVGLAVMVKSPAALGLLFIGVLVARRRGGAAGVARGLVLPGAVAAAVSAGATLLAGTGFGWLRTQSVAATIHTALSATSDLGLGLGLLVADDPDPVKGVVRQLGLAAAVAVIAVVAWRAWRGRIDVLLGLGISLLVLVALSPMVQPWYLLWGTCVVAAVAWDGRLGWFLAVLCGALTYETAPSGHTPWYGFVLAALALTVGLLLPRVAPLDASSPAAIPGPCTVPRRPADRH